From the genome of Amycolatopsis granulosa:
GTGAAACCGTCGCGCTTGCCTGGCTTGTTCGCGTAGCCGATCGAACTGACATCGGCCGCCTTGGCGGCATCGACGTCGGTCAGGGAGTCGCCGACGAAGACGCATCGCTCAGCGGGGATGGCGAGTGCCCGGACGGCCTTGTTGAGGAGGTGCGGGCGCGGCTTGAGGAGCTGGACGTCGGCGCTCTCGCGGGCGGACACCACATTGACCAGTGAGCGGAGGCCGTAGAAGCCGAGGTAGGCGCTGATCGCGGCGGCACTGTTGTTGCTGACGATCGCCAACGGCCGGCCGGAGCCGTGCCATGCGTGGATTAGTTCGTGAGCGCCCTTGGTCGGTGTTGCGGTGGCCATTGCTTCAACTTCGTGGGCCGTGAACGCGGCCTCGACGTATCGGGCGTCCTCGTCACTCAGGGAGGCGGCGTACTCCAGCACATTAAAGGGGTCGGTACTGGTGGCGACCTCGCTGGGGAAGTCGTTGTGTCCGGCGTCGGCG
Proteins encoded in this window:
- a CDS encoding HAD family hydrolase, which produces MTAAELLDQAGALLLDFDGPVCSVFAGIPAAVVADQLRAVLADAGHNDFPSEVATSTDPFNVLEYAASLSDEDARYVEAAFTAHEVEAMATATPTKGAHELIHAWHGSGRPLAIVSNNSAAAISAYLGFYGLRSLVNVVSARESADVQLLKPRPHLLNKAVRALAIPAERCVFVGDSLTDVDAAKAADVSSIGYANKPGKRDGFTNAGADAITEVLTELAAVR